The Corynebacterium qintianiae genome has a window encoding:
- a CDS encoding rhodanese-like domain-containing protein, whose product MKTVTVTEVPQGAQLIDVREPDEYTEVRAAGAVNLPLSDFAAQAGTINPDEDIYVICRSGGRSAQAAEYLEQARGWDNVINVEGGTIAWVESDLPHERG is encoded by the coding sequence ATGAAGACAGTCACTGTTACTGAAGTTCCCCAAGGCGCGCAGCTTATCGACGTCCGCGAGCCCGACGAGTACACCGAAGTCCGCGCCGCCGGTGCGGTCAACCTGCCGCTGAGCGATTTCGCCGCGCAGGCCGGCACGATCAACCCCGACGAGGACATCTACGTGATCTGCCGCTCCGGCGGCCGCTCTGCCCAGGCCGCCGAGTACTTGGAGCAGGCCCGCGGCTGGGACAACGTGATCAACGTCGAGGGCGGCACCATCGCGTGGGTCGAGTCTGACCTGCCCCACGAACGCGGCTAA
- a CDS encoding MarR family winged helix-turn-helix transcriptional regulator produces the protein MASIDLPSALIKSPSFQIERVRRHTKDEVERALSAQGTTMREFWILTCVVGQAYSQTQLAELLAIDASDMVRLIDSLEKHGWVTRDRDPKDRRRQIVTPTKKGTKSQAQLAAEVAAAEDRALDVSTTKQLKSLKKLSKAILQDGEPDKAS, from the coding sequence ATGGCTTCGATTGATCTCCCCAGCGCCTTAATTAAGTCCCCCTCGTTCCAAATCGAGCGGGTGCGCCGACACACGAAGGACGAGGTCGAGCGCGCTTTGAGCGCCCAGGGCACCACGATGCGGGAGTTCTGGATCCTCACGTGCGTCGTCGGCCAGGCGTATTCGCAGACGCAGCTCGCGGAGCTACTCGCGATCGACGCCTCCGACATGGTGCGCCTGATCGATTCGCTGGAAAAGCACGGTTGGGTCACGCGCGACAGGGACCCCAAGGACCGCCGCCGGCAGATTGTCACCCCGACCAAGAAGGGCACGAAGTCGCAGGCGCAGCTCGCGGCGGAGGTCGCCGCGGCCGAGGACCGCGCCCTCGACGTGTCCACCACCAAGCAGCTCAAGAGCCTAAAGAAGCTCTCGAAGGCGATCCTGCAGGACGGCGAGCCGGACAAGGCCAGTTAA